In Nerophis lumbriciformis linkage group LG04, RoL_Nlum_v2.1, whole genome shotgun sequence, a single window of DNA contains:
- the LOC133592383 gene encoding zymogen granule membrane protein 16-like, which translates to MIVYLFLCMLCTTCLAELPFQDHYSFSPTVGSGSGTSFATQGIGRITAVRVWELNSAYIVGLQLRYDYIWTNQVGRAVGQPLEMILHPGEKIVQVSGKYFTSNYIYQLIFVTSTGRSLISGQPTQTSFNFYPTYPDAELRILSGRYNGAGITGLGAHWGLIDPNRVVNPNSTYAG; encoded by the exons ATGATTGTGTACCTGTTCCTGTGCATGCTCTGTACAACTTGCCTGGCAGAATTAC CTTTCCAGGACCATTACTCTTTCTCCCCAACGGTTGGAAGTGGTAGTGGAACGTCATTTGCGACACAAGGAATCGGTAGAATCACAGCAGTTCGGGTTTGGGAGCTAAATTCCGCTTACATCGTTGG ACTTCAATTGCGCTATGACTATATTTGGACGAATCAAGTTGGCCGAGCAGTTGGCCAACCACTGGAAATGATACTGCACCCAGGAGAAAAAATTGTTCAG GTGTCTGGTAAATACTTCACCTCCAACTACATCTATCAGCTGATATTTGTGACCAGCACAGGCCGCAGTTTGATCAGTGGCCAGCCTACACAG ACCTCCTTTAACTTTTACCCCACTTACCCGGATGCCGAGCTCCGAATCCTGAGTGGCCGTTACAACGGGGCTGGGATCACTGGACTGGGAGCTCATTGGGGATTGATCGACCCAAACAGAGTGGTGAACCCAAATAGCACTTACGCGGGCTAA